Proteins encoded together in one Juglans regia cultivar Chandler chromosome 9, Walnut 2.0, whole genome shotgun sequence window:
- the LOC108997437 gene encoding uncharacterized protein LOC108997437 isoform X3, whose product MGGALKMGGKGERLILDITKKRHRLIFATCEQTRVLLTSAAYFHLKHVDISKHTRNLSPASRAILLSGPTELYQQMLAKALAHFFEAKLLLLDVTDFSLKIQSKYGSANKEYSFRRSTSESTLERLSDLFGSFSILSQREDAKVSGTLWRQSSGADIGSRPSEASSHPSKLRRNASASANISNLASQSTPANPAPLKRTSSWSFDEKLLIQSLYSVLVFVSKTMPIVLYLRDVDKFLLRSQKIYNFFQKMLKKLSGSVLILGSRVMDPDNDYGDVDERLTALFPYNIEIRPPEDESHLVSWKSQLEEDMKMIQVQDNRNHIVEVLSSNDLDCDDLDTICVEDTMVLGNYIEEIVVSAISFHLMNKDPEYRNGKLVISSNSLSRGLSIFQEGKSGDKDSLKLEAHPETSKNIVGKEAIGVKPETKAESSTREHRSEAETSASVPKADGDNSVSSSKAPEPDNEFEKRIRPEVIPANEIDITFADIGALDEIKESLQELVMLPLRRPDLFKGGLLKPCKGILLFGPPGTGKTMLAKAIAKEAGASFINVSMSTITSKWFGEDEKNVRALFTLAAKVSPTIIFVDEVDSMLGQRTRVGEHEAMRKIKNEFMTHWDGLLTKQGECILVLGATNRPFDLDEAIIRRFERRIMVGLPSVENREMIFKTLLAKEQVEEGLDFKELATMTEGYTGSDLKILCTTAAYRPVRELIQQESLKVLEKKQSAAEGKEVHSAGGQIPGSTSETKEGQEGVITLRPLNMEDLRRAKNQAAASFAAEGSVMSELKQWNDLYGEGGSRKKQQLTYFL is encoded by the exons ATGGGAGGAGCTCTGAAAATGGGGGGAAAAGGGGAACGACTCATTTTGGACATCACAAAGAAACGGCATCGTTTAATTTTTGCCACGTG TGAGCAGACACGGGTCTTGCTAACAAGTGCTGCCTATTTCCATTTGAAGCATGTAGATATTTCGAAGCACACACGAAATCTTTCTCCTGCAAGTCGGGCTATTTTGCTCTCTGGACCTACCG AACTTTACCAACAAATGCTTGCCAAGGCTTTAGCCCATTTCTTTGAAGCAAAGTTACTACTGTTAGATGTAACCGACTTTTCACTGAAG ATTCAGAGCAAATATGGTAGTGCCAACAAAGAATAT TCCTTTAGAAGGTCCACTTCAGAGTCAACCTTGGAGCGATTGTCTGACTTATTTGGATCATTTTCAATCCTTTCACAGAGGGAGGATGCTAAAG TTTCAGGTACACTATGGAGGCAAAGCAGTGGGGCAGATATTGGATCAAG GCCATCAGAAGCTTCTTCTCATCCTTCTAAGCTTCGTAGGAATGCCTCTGCTTCAGCTAACATCAGCAACCTTGCTTCACAAAGCACTCCTGCAAATCCAG CTCCTCTCAAACGCACAAGCAGCTGGTCCTTTGACGAGAAGCTTCTTATACAGTCTCTCTACAGC GTTTTGGTTTTTGTGTCAAAAACCATGCCCATTGTGCTGTATCTTAGGGATGTTGATAAATTCTTGCTTAGATCACAAAAGATATATAACTTTTTCCAGAAAATGTTGAAGAAACTGTCTGGATCAGTGCTGATCCTTGGTTCACGAGTTATGGATCCTGATAATGACTATGGAGATGTGGACGAGAGGCTTACTGCTCTCTTCCCTTACAATATTGAGATCCGGCCTCCAGAGGATGAATCCCATCTTGTCAGCTGGAAGTCTCAACTGGAGGaagatatgaagatgatccaaGTTCAAGATAACAGAAACCACATCGTGGAAGTACTTTCATCAAATGACCTTGATTGTGATGATCTGGATACAATCTGTGTGGAAGACACAATGGTTCTCGGTAACTACATTGAAGAGATAGTGGTATCAgcaatttcttttcatttaatgaacaAGGATCCTGAATACAGAAATGGAAAACTTGTCATATCATCTAATAG CTTGTCCCGTGGATTGAGTATATTCCAGGAAGGAAAATCTGGTGACAAAGATTCTTTGAAGTTGGAAGCCCATCCTGAAACATCTAAG AATATTGTTGGGAAAGAGGCTATTGGCGTGAAGCCAGAAACAAAGGCTGAAAGCAGTACCCGTGAACACAGAAGTGAAGCAGAAACATCCGCTTCAGTGCCAAAGGCAGATGGGGATAATTCAGTTTCATCTTCCAAAGCTCCA GAACCCGACAATGAATTTGAGAAGCGCATTAGGCCAGAGGTTATACCGGCAAATGAGATTGATATAACCTTTGCTGATATTGGTGCATTAGACGAGATCAAAGAGTCCCTTCAGGAACTAGTGATGCTCCCTCTCCGAAGACCAGACCTCTTCAAGGGAGGCCTTCTAAAACCTTGCAAGGGAATATTGCTATTTGGTCCACCTGGCACTGGGAAGACAATGCTGGCCAAGGCCATTGCCAAGGAGGCTGGAGCAAGCTTCATAAATGTATCCATGTCTACCATCACTTCTAAATGGTTTGGTGAAGATGAGAAGAATGTCCGAGCATTATTCACTCTGGCAGCCAAGGTCTCTCCAACCATTATATTTGTAGATGAGGTTGATAGCATGCTTGGGCAGCGGACTAGAGTTGGGGAGCATGAAGCCATGCGGAAGATAAAGAACGAGTTCATGACTCACTGGGATGGGCTCTTGACAAAACAGGGTGAATGCATCCTTGTTCTCGGTGCAACCAATAGGCCATTTGACCTTGATGAAGCAATTATTAGGCGCTTTGAAaggag AATTATGGTGGGATTGCCATCCGTGGAGAACAGGGAAATGATCTTCAAAACTCTGTTGGCAAAAGAACAGGTAGAAGAGGGACTAGACTTTAAGGAGCTAGCAACAATGACAGAAGGATATACTGGAAGTGATCTGAAG ATTTTATGCACAACTGCTGCTTATCGGCCAGTCAGAGAGCTAATACAACAAGAAAGTCTAAAGGTTTTG GAGAAAAAGCAGAGTGCTGCAGAAGGGAAAGAAGTTCATTCTGCAGGAGGGCAGATTCCAGGAAGTACTTCAGAGACAAAGGAAGGTCAGGAGGGAGTAATTACCCTTAGGCCATTGAACATGGAAGACTTGAGACGAGCAAAGAATCAG GCTGCTGCAAGCTTTGCAGCTGAAGGATCTGTAATGAGTGAGCTGAAGCAGTGGAACGATTTGTATGGAGAGGGAGGCTCAAGGAAGAAGCAGCAGTTGACTTACTTCTTATAA
- the LOC108997437 gene encoding vacuolar protein sorting-associated protein 4-like isoform X4, with amino-acid sequence MFQREQTRVLLTSAAYFHLKHVDISKHTRNLSPASRAILLSGPTELYQQMLAKALAHFFEAKLLLLDVTDFSLKIQSKYGSANKEYSFRRSTSESTLERLSDLFGSFSILSQREDAKVSGTLWRQSSGADIGSRPSEASSHPSKLRRNASASANISNLASQSTPANPAPLKRTSSWSFDEKLLIQSLYSVLVFVSKTMPIVLYLRDVDKFLLRSQKIYNFFQKMLKKLSGSVLILGSRVMDPDNDYGDVDERLTALFPYNIEIRPPEDESHLVSWKSQLEEDMKMIQVQDNRNHIVEVLSSNDLDCDDLDTICVEDTMVLGNYIEEIVVSAISFHLMNKDPEYRNGKLVISSNSLSRGLSIFQEGKSGDKDSLKLEAHPETSKNIVGKEAIGVKPETKAESSTREHRSEAETSASVPKADGDNSVSSSKAPEPDNEFEKRIRPEVIPANEIDITFADIGALDEIKESLQELVMLPLRRPDLFKGGLLKPCKGILLFGPPGTGKTMLAKAIAKEAGASFINVSMSTITSKWFGEDEKNVRALFTLAAKVSPTIIFVDEVDSMLGQRTRVGEHEAMRKIKNEFMTHWDGLLTKQGECILVLGATNRPFDLDEAIIRRFERRIMVGLPSVENREMIFKTLLAKEQVEEGLDFKELATMTEGYTGSDLKILCTTAAYRPVRELIQQESLKVLEKKQSAAEGKEVHSAGGQIPGSTSETKEGQEGVITLRPLNMEDLRRAKNQAAASFAAEGSVMSELKQWNDLYGEGGSRKKQQLTYFL; translated from the exons TGAGCAGACACGGGTCTTGCTAACAAGTGCTGCCTATTTCCATTTGAAGCATGTAGATATTTCGAAGCACACACGAAATCTTTCTCCTGCAAGTCGGGCTATTTTGCTCTCTGGACCTACCG AACTTTACCAACAAATGCTTGCCAAGGCTTTAGCCCATTTCTTTGAAGCAAAGTTACTACTGTTAGATGTAACCGACTTTTCACTGAAG ATTCAGAGCAAATATGGTAGTGCCAACAAAGAATAT TCCTTTAGAAGGTCCACTTCAGAGTCAACCTTGGAGCGATTGTCTGACTTATTTGGATCATTTTCAATCCTTTCACAGAGGGAGGATGCTAAAG TTTCAGGTACACTATGGAGGCAAAGCAGTGGGGCAGATATTGGATCAAG GCCATCAGAAGCTTCTTCTCATCCTTCTAAGCTTCGTAGGAATGCCTCTGCTTCAGCTAACATCAGCAACCTTGCTTCACAAAGCACTCCTGCAAATCCAG CTCCTCTCAAACGCACAAGCAGCTGGTCCTTTGACGAGAAGCTTCTTATACAGTCTCTCTACAGC GTTTTGGTTTTTGTGTCAAAAACCATGCCCATTGTGCTGTATCTTAGGGATGTTGATAAATTCTTGCTTAGATCACAAAAGATATATAACTTTTTCCAGAAAATGTTGAAGAAACTGTCTGGATCAGTGCTGATCCTTGGTTCACGAGTTATGGATCCTGATAATGACTATGGAGATGTGGACGAGAGGCTTACTGCTCTCTTCCCTTACAATATTGAGATCCGGCCTCCAGAGGATGAATCCCATCTTGTCAGCTGGAAGTCTCAACTGGAGGaagatatgaagatgatccaaGTTCAAGATAACAGAAACCACATCGTGGAAGTACTTTCATCAAATGACCTTGATTGTGATGATCTGGATACAATCTGTGTGGAAGACACAATGGTTCTCGGTAACTACATTGAAGAGATAGTGGTATCAgcaatttcttttcatttaatgaacaAGGATCCTGAATACAGAAATGGAAAACTTGTCATATCATCTAATAG CTTGTCCCGTGGATTGAGTATATTCCAGGAAGGAAAATCTGGTGACAAAGATTCTTTGAAGTTGGAAGCCCATCCTGAAACATCTAAG AATATTGTTGGGAAAGAGGCTATTGGCGTGAAGCCAGAAACAAAGGCTGAAAGCAGTACCCGTGAACACAGAAGTGAAGCAGAAACATCCGCTTCAGTGCCAAAGGCAGATGGGGATAATTCAGTTTCATCTTCCAAAGCTCCA GAACCCGACAATGAATTTGAGAAGCGCATTAGGCCAGAGGTTATACCGGCAAATGAGATTGATATAACCTTTGCTGATATTGGTGCATTAGACGAGATCAAAGAGTCCCTTCAGGAACTAGTGATGCTCCCTCTCCGAAGACCAGACCTCTTCAAGGGAGGCCTTCTAAAACCTTGCAAGGGAATATTGCTATTTGGTCCACCTGGCACTGGGAAGACAATGCTGGCCAAGGCCATTGCCAAGGAGGCTGGAGCAAGCTTCATAAATGTATCCATGTCTACCATCACTTCTAAATGGTTTGGTGAAGATGAGAAGAATGTCCGAGCATTATTCACTCTGGCAGCCAAGGTCTCTCCAACCATTATATTTGTAGATGAGGTTGATAGCATGCTTGGGCAGCGGACTAGAGTTGGGGAGCATGAAGCCATGCGGAAGATAAAGAACGAGTTCATGACTCACTGGGATGGGCTCTTGACAAAACAGGGTGAATGCATCCTTGTTCTCGGTGCAACCAATAGGCCATTTGACCTTGATGAAGCAATTATTAGGCGCTTTGAAaggag AATTATGGTGGGATTGCCATCCGTGGAGAACAGGGAAATGATCTTCAAAACTCTGTTGGCAAAAGAACAGGTAGAAGAGGGACTAGACTTTAAGGAGCTAGCAACAATGACAGAAGGATATACTGGAAGTGATCTGAAG ATTTTATGCACAACTGCTGCTTATCGGCCAGTCAGAGAGCTAATACAACAAGAAAGTCTAAAGGTTTTG GAGAAAAAGCAGAGTGCTGCAGAAGGGAAAGAAGTTCATTCTGCAGGAGGGCAGATTCCAGGAAGTACTTCAGAGACAAAGGAAGGTCAGGAGGGAGTAATTACCCTTAGGCCATTGAACATGGAAGACTTGAGACGAGCAAAGAATCAG GCTGCTGCAAGCTTTGCAGCTGAAGGATCTGTAATGAGTGAGCTGAAGCAGTGGAACGATTTGTATGGAGAGGGAGGCTCAAGGAAGAAGCAGCAGTTGACTTACTTCTTATAA
- the LOC108997437 gene encoding uncharacterized protein LOC108997437 isoform X1, whose protein sequence is MEQKSILLSALSVGVGVGVGLGFASGQAVSKWSRAGSGSNAVTLEKMEQEMLRLIVDGRESKVTFDQFPYYLSEQTRVLLTSAAYFHLKHVDISKHTRNLSPASRAILLSGPTELYQQMLAKALAHFFEAKLLLLDVTDFSLKIQSKYGSANKEYSFRRSTSESTLERLSDLFGSFSILSQREDAKVSGTLWRQSSGADIGSRPSEASSHPSKLRRNASASANISNLASQSTPANPAPLKRTSSWSFDEKLLIQSLYSVLVFVSKTMPIVLYLRDVDKFLLRSQKIYNFFQKMLKKLSGSVLILGSRVMDPDNDYGDVDERLTALFPYNIEIRPPEDESHLVSWKSQLEEDMKMIQVQDNRNHIVEVLSSNDLDCDDLDTICVEDTMVLGNYIEEIVVSAISFHLMNKDPEYRNGKLVISSNSLSRGLSIFQEGKSGDKDSLKLEAHPETSKNIVGKEAIGVKPETKAESSTREHRSEAETSASVPKADGDNSVSSSKAPEPDNEFEKRIRPEVIPANEIDITFADIGALDEIKESLQELVMLPLRRPDLFKGGLLKPCKGILLFGPPGTGKTMLAKAIAKEAGASFINVSMSTITSKWFGEDEKNVRALFTLAAKVSPTIIFVDEVDSMLGQRTRVGEHEAMRKIKNEFMTHWDGLLTKQGECILVLGATNRPFDLDEAIIRRFERRIMVGLPSVENREMIFKTLLAKEQVEEGLDFKELATMTEGYTGSDLKILCTTAAYRPVRELIQQESLKVLEKKQSAAEGKEVHSAGGQIPGSTSETKEGQEGVITLRPLNMEDLRRAKNQAAASFAAEGSVMSELKQWNDLYGEGGSRKKQQLTYFL, encoded by the exons TGAGCAGACACGGGTCTTGCTAACAAGTGCTGCCTATTTCCATTTGAAGCATGTAGATATTTCGAAGCACACACGAAATCTTTCTCCTGCAAGTCGGGCTATTTTGCTCTCTGGACCTACCG AACTTTACCAACAAATGCTTGCCAAGGCTTTAGCCCATTTCTTTGAAGCAAAGTTACTACTGTTAGATGTAACCGACTTTTCACTGAAG ATTCAGAGCAAATATGGTAGTGCCAACAAAGAATAT TCCTTTAGAAGGTCCACTTCAGAGTCAACCTTGGAGCGATTGTCTGACTTATTTGGATCATTTTCAATCCTTTCACAGAGGGAGGATGCTAAAG TTTCAGGTACACTATGGAGGCAAAGCAGTGGGGCAGATATTGGATCAAG GCCATCAGAAGCTTCTTCTCATCCTTCTAAGCTTCGTAGGAATGCCTCTGCTTCAGCTAACATCAGCAACCTTGCTTCACAAAGCACTCCTGCAAATCCAG CTCCTCTCAAACGCACAAGCAGCTGGTCCTTTGACGAGAAGCTTCTTATACAGTCTCTCTACAGC GTTTTGGTTTTTGTGTCAAAAACCATGCCCATTGTGCTGTATCTTAGGGATGTTGATAAATTCTTGCTTAGATCACAAAAGATATATAACTTTTTCCAGAAAATGTTGAAGAAACTGTCTGGATCAGTGCTGATCCTTGGTTCACGAGTTATGGATCCTGATAATGACTATGGAGATGTGGACGAGAGGCTTACTGCTCTCTTCCCTTACAATATTGAGATCCGGCCTCCAGAGGATGAATCCCATCTTGTCAGCTGGAAGTCTCAACTGGAGGaagatatgaagatgatccaaGTTCAAGATAACAGAAACCACATCGTGGAAGTACTTTCATCAAATGACCTTGATTGTGATGATCTGGATACAATCTGTGTGGAAGACACAATGGTTCTCGGTAACTACATTGAAGAGATAGTGGTATCAgcaatttcttttcatttaatgaacaAGGATCCTGAATACAGAAATGGAAAACTTGTCATATCATCTAATAG CTTGTCCCGTGGATTGAGTATATTCCAGGAAGGAAAATCTGGTGACAAAGATTCTTTGAAGTTGGAAGCCCATCCTGAAACATCTAAG AATATTGTTGGGAAAGAGGCTATTGGCGTGAAGCCAGAAACAAAGGCTGAAAGCAGTACCCGTGAACACAGAAGTGAAGCAGAAACATCCGCTTCAGTGCCAAAGGCAGATGGGGATAATTCAGTTTCATCTTCCAAAGCTCCA GAACCCGACAATGAATTTGAGAAGCGCATTAGGCCAGAGGTTATACCGGCAAATGAGATTGATATAACCTTTGCTGATATTGGTGCATTAGACGAGATCAAAGAGTCCCTTCAGGAACTAGTGATGCTCCCTCTCCGAAGACCAGACCTCTTCAAGGGAGGCCTTCTAAAACCTTGCAAGGGAATATTGCTATTTGGTCCACCTGGCACTGGGAAGACAATGCTGGCCAAGGCCATTGCCAAGGAGGCTGGAGCAAGCTTCATAAATGTATCCATGTCTACCATCACTTCTAAATGGTTTGGTGAAGATGAGAAGAATGTCCGAGCATTATTCACTCTGGCAGCCAAGGTCTCTCCAACCATTATATTTGTAGATGAGGTTGATAGCATGCTTGGGCAGCGGACTAGAGTTGGGGAGCATGAAGCCATGCGGAAGATAAAGAACGAGTTCATGACTCACTGGGATGGGCTCTTGACAAAACAGGGTGAATGCATCCTTGTTCTCGGTGCAACCAATAGGCCATTTGACCTTGATGAAGCAATTATTAGGCGCTTTGAAaggag AATTATGGTGGGATTGCCATCCGTGGAGAACAGGGAAATGATCTTCAAAACTCTGTTGGCAAAAGAACAGGTAGAAGAGGGACTAGACTTTAAGGAGCTAGCAACAATGACAGAAGGATATACTGGAAGTGATCTGAAG ATTTTATGCACAACTGCTGCTTATCGGCCAGTCAGAGAGCTAATACAACAAGAAAGTCTAAAGGTTTTG GAGAAAAAGCAGAGTGCTGCAGAAGGGAAAGAAGTTCATTCTGCAGGAGGGCAGATTCCAGGAAGTACTTCAGAGACAAAGGAAGGTCAGGAGGGAGTAATTACCCTTAGGCCATTGAACATGGAAGACTTGAGACGAGCAAAGAATCAG GCTGCTGCAAGCTTTGCAGCTGAAGGATCTGTAATGAGTGAGCTGAAGCAGTGGAACGATTTGTATGGAGAGGGAGGCTCAAGGAAGAAGCAGCAGTTGACTTACTTCTTATAA
- the LOC108997437 gene encoding uncharacterized protein LOC108997437 isoform X2: protein MEQKSILLSALSVGVGVGVGLGFASGQAVSKWSRAGSGSNAVTLEKMEQEMLRLIVDGRESKVTFDQFPYYLSEQTRVLLTSAAYFHLKHVDISKHTRNLSPASRAILLSGPTELYQQMLAKALAHFFEAKLLLLDVTDFSLKIQSKYGSANKEYSFRRSTSESTLERLSDLFGSFSILSQREDAKGTLWRQSSGADIGSRPSEASSHPSKLRRNASASANISNLASQSTPANPAPLKRTSSWSFDEKLLIQSLYSVLVFVSKTMPIVLYLRDVDKFLLRSQKIYNFFQKMLKKLSGSVLILGSRVMDPDNDYGDVDERLTALFPYNIEIRPPEDESHLVSWKSQLEEDMKMIQVQDNRNHIVEVLSSNDLDCDDLDTICVEDTMVLGNYIEEIVVSAISFHLMNKDPEYRNGKLVISSNSLSRGLSIFQEGKSGDKDSLKLEAHPETSKNIVGKEAIGVKPETKAESSTREHRSEAETSASVPKADGDNSVSSSKAPEPDNEFEKRIRPEVIPANEIDITFADIGALDEIKESLQELVMLPLRRPDLFKGGLLKPCKGILLFGPPGTGKTMLAKAIAKEAGASFINVSMSTITSKWFGEDEKNVRALFTLAAKVSPTIIFVDEVDSMLGQRTRVGEHEAMRKIKNEFMTHWDGLLTKQGECILVLGATNRPFDLDEAIIRRFERRIMVGLPSVENREMIFKTLLAKEQVEEGLDFKELATMTEGYTGSDLKILCTTAAYRPVRELIQQESLKVLEKKQSAAEGKEVHSAGGQIPGSTSETKEGQEGVITLRPLNMEDLRRAKNQAAASFAAEGSVMSELKQWNDLYGEGGSRKKQQLTYFL from the exons TGAGCAGACACGGGTCTTGCTAACAAGTGCTGCCTATTTCCATTTGAAGCATGTAGATATTTCGAAGCACACACGAAATCTTTCTCCTGCAAGTCGGGCTATTTTGCTCTCTGGACCTACCG AACTTTACCAACAAATGCTTGCCAAGGCTTTAGCCCATTTCTTTGAAGCAAAGTTACTACTGTTAGATGTAACCGACTTTTCACTGAAG ATTCAGAGCAAATATGGTAGTGCCAACAAAGAATAT TCCTTTAGAAGGTCCACTTCAGAGTCAACCTTGGAGCGATTGTCTGACTTATTTGGATCATTTTCAATCCTTTCACAGAGGGAGGATGCTAAAG GTACACTATGGAGGCAAAGCAGTGGGGCAGATATTGGATCAAG GCCATCAGAAGCTTCTTCTCATCCTTCTAAGCTTCGTAGGAATGCCTCTGCTTCAGCTAACATCAGCAACCTTGCTTCACAAAGCACTCCTGCAAATCCAG CTCCTCTCAAACGCACAAGCAGCTGGTCCTTTGACGAGAAGCTTCTTATACAGTCTCTCTACAGC GTTTTGGTTTTTGTGTCAAAAACCATGCCCATTGTGCTGTATCTTAGGGATGTTGATAAATTCTTGCTTAGATCACAAAAGATATATAACTTTTTCCAGAAAATGTTGAAGAAACTGTCTGGATCAGTGCTGATCCTTGGTTCACGAGTTATGGATCCTGATAATGACTATGGAGATGTGGACGAGAGGCTTACTGCTCTCTTCCCTTACAATATTGAGATCCGGCCTCCAGAGGATGAATCCCATCTTGTCAGCTGGAAGTCTCAACTGGAGGaagatatgaagatgatccaaGTTCAAGATAACAGAAACCACATCGTGGAAGTACTTTCATCAAATGACCTTGATTGTGATGATCTGGATACAATCTGTGTGGAAGACACAATGGTTCTCGGTAACTACATTGAAGAGATAGTGGTATCAgcaatttcttttcatttaatgaacaAGGATCCTGAATACAGAAATGGAAAACTTGTCATATCATCTAATAG CTTGTCCCGTGGATTGAGTATATTCCAGGAAGGAAAATCTGGTGACAAAGATTCTTTGAAGTTGGAAGCCCATCCTGAAACATCTAAG AATATTGTTGGGAAAGAGGCTATTGGCGTGAAGCCAGAAACAAAGGCTGAAAGCAGTACCCGTGAACACAGAAGTGAAGCAGAAACATCCGCTTCAGTGCCAAAGGCAGATGGGGATAATTCAGTTTCATCTTCCAAAGCTCCA GAACCCGACAATGAATTTGAGAAGCGCATTAGGCCAGAGGTTATACCGGCAAATGAGATTGATATAACCTTTGCTGATATTGGTGCATTAGACGAGATCAAAGAGTCCCTTCAGGAACTAGTGATGCTCCCTCTCCGAAGACCAGACCTCTTCAAGGGAGGCCTTCTAAAACCTTGCAAGGGAATATTGCTATTTGGTCCACCTGGCACTGGGAAGACAATGCTGGCCAAGGCCATTGCCAAGGAGGCTGGAGCAAGCTTCATAAATGTATCCATGTCTACCATCACTTCTAAATGGTTTGGTGAAGATGAGAAGAATGTCCGAGCATTATTCACTCTGGCAGCCAAGGTCTCTCCAACCATTATATTTGTAGATGAGGTTGATAGCATGCTTGGGCAGCGGACTAGAGTTGGGGAGCATGAAGCCATGCGGAAGATAAAGAACGAGTTCATGACTCACTGGGATGGGCTCTTGACAAAACAGGGTGAATGCATCCTTGTTCTCGGTGCAACCAATAGGCCATTTGACCTTGATGAAGCAATTATTAGGCGCTTTGAAaggag AATTATGGTGGGATTGCCATCCGTGGAGAACAGGGAAATGATCTTCAAAACTCTGTTGGCAAAAGAACAGGTAGAAGAGGGACTAGACTTTAAGGAGCTAGCAACAATGACAGAAGGATATACTGGAAGTGATCTGAAG ATTTTATGCACAACTGCTGCTTATCGGCCAGTCAGAGAGCTAATACAACAAGAAAGTCTAAAGGTTTTG GAGAAAAAGCAGAGTGCTGCAGAAGGGAAAGAAGTTCATTCTGCAGGAGGGCAGATTCCAGGAAGTACTTCAGAGACAAAGGAAGGTCAGGAGGGAGTAATTACCCTTAGGCCATTGAACATGGAAGACTTGAGACGAGCAAAGAATCAG GCTGCTGCAAGCTTTGCAGCTGAAGGATCTGTAATGAGTGAGCTGAAGCAGTGGAACGATTTGTATGGAGAGGGAGGCTCAAGGAAGAAGCAGCAGTTGACTTACTTCTTATAA
- the LOC108997420 gene encoding reticulon-like protein B2 produces the protein MADEHHHQEPKEESLIEKISEKIHGHDDSSSSDSDDDKKSGSSPSPIQSQIYRLFGREKPVHKVLGGGKPADVFLWRDKKISAGALGGATALWVLFELIEYHLLTLVCHILILALAILFLWSNASTFINKSSPHIPEFHIPEEPVLQIAAALRIEINCAFAVLHDIASGRDLKKFLSVIAGLWFLSIVGNWCNFLTIFYIAFVLLHTLPVFYEKYEDQVDKFAEKAHAEIKRLYAIIDAKVLSKIPRGPLMNKKKD, from the exons ATGGCGGATGAGCATCACCACCAGGAGCCTAAAGAGGAGTCGTTGATTGAGAAGATATCGGAGAAGATCCACGGCCACGATGACTCCTCGTCGTCGGATTCGGACGACGACAAGAAGAGCGGTTCTTCTCCTTCGCCGATCCAGTCCCAGATTTACCGTCTCTTTGGGAGGGAAAAGCCTGTTCACAAGGTTCTCGGTGGTGGCAAAC CGGCCGATGTTTTCTTGTGGAGGGATAAGAAGATATCGGCAGGAGCGCTTGGTGGGGCAACGGCTCTATGGGTTCTGTTTGAGTTGATCGAATACCATTTGCTGACTCTGGTCTGCCACATCCTGATTCTCGCTCTCGCAATTCTGTTCCTGTGGTCCAACGCATCCACTTTCATCAACAA GAGTTCACCACACATTCCAGAATTTCATATCCCAGAGGAACCAGTTCTACAGATTGCTGCTGCACTGAGGATAGAGATCAACTGTGCTTTTGCCGTTCTGCATGATATTGCATCAGGAAGGGACCTGAAGAAGTTCCTATCT GTGATTGCTGGCTTATGGTTCTTGTCTATTGTGGGGAACTGGTGCAATTTCTTGACCATTTTCTACATAG CATTCGTTTTGCTCCACACATTGCCTGTGTTCTACGAAAAGTACGAGGACCAGGTGGACAAATTTGCTGAGAAAGCACATGCTGAGATAAAAAGGCTATACGCAATTATTGACGCAAAGGTCTTGAGCAAGATTCCTAGGGGGCCATTGATGAACAAGAAGAAGGATTAG